From Erigeron canadensis isolate Cc75 chromosome 8, C_canadensis_v1, whole genome shotgun sequence, one genomic window encodes:
- the LOC122580037 gene encoding sterol carrier protein 2-like: MASSPELKSVALMDQMKTHFSTDAGKALTKKINLVYQIHIAPKKVGFNEEIYVVDLKKGEVTKGPYGEGKPDATFSFTDADFFKIATGKMNPQMAFMMGKMKVKGSLSAAQKFTPDIFPKPSKM, from the exons ATGGCATCCTCTCCTGAACTCAAATCCGTTGCTTTGATGGACCAAATGAAGACCCACTTTTCGACCGACGCTGGCAAAGCTCTCACCAAAAAAATCAACCTTGTTTACCAAATTCACATTGCTCCCAAG aAAGTGGGATTCAACGAAGAGATTTACgttgttgatttgaagaaaGGAGAAGTTACCAAAG GCCCATATGGAGAAGGAAAGCCGGATGCCACATTTAGTTTCACGGATGCAGATTTCTTTAAAATCGCCACTGGGAAAATGAATCCTCAAATGGCTTTCATGAT GGGTAAAATGAAAGTGAAGGGTAGTTTGAGTGCAGCCCAAAAGTTCACACCTGACATCTTTCCTAAACCCTCAAAGATGTAG
- the LOC122578162 gene encoding abscisic acid 8'-hydroxylase 4-like, protein MEERDEIILVLHVLIFLVALFWYIFVRRNRRFKAKLPPGTLGWPYIGETLQLYSQDPNVFFAKKQKRYGEIFKTHILGCPSIMLASPEAARFVLVNQAHLFKPTYPKSKENLIGPLALFFHQGEYHTRIRKLVQGSFSLDNLRALVPDIEAIAVSALESWVGGHVVDTFHEMKKLSFEVGILAIFGHLDARHKDQLKKNYSIVDRGYNSLPIKLPGTPFKKAFLARKRLQNILREIIFERKEMKVAERDLLGSLLNSKDEKGEILSEDHIADNIIGVLFAAQDTTASALTWILKYLHDHPKLLEIVKAEQKAIYQLNDDGNHPLTWAQTRNMPVTCKVIMENLRMASIISFTFREAVTDVEYKGYLIPKGWKVMPLFRNIHHNPEFFPNPEQFNPSRFKVAPKPNTFMPFGSGVHACPGNELAKLEMLIMIHHLVTKYRWEVVGSESGIQCSPFPVPIHGLPARFKKESTHEKGAACGASYDM, encoded by the exons ATGGAGGAAAGGGATGAAATTATCCTTGTTCTTCATGTCTTAATTTTTCTAGTTGCACTTTTTTGGTACATTTTTGTAAGAAGGAACCGAAGGTTTAAAGCTAAACTCCCTCCGGGCACACTCGGATGGCCTTATATCGGTGAAACACTCCAACTGTATTCGCAAGATCCAAACGTCTTCTTTGCTAAGAAGCAAAAAAG ATATGGTGAGATTTTTAAGACCCATATTTTGGGTTGTCCTAGCATCATGTTAGCTAGTCCAGAGGCAGCCCGATTCGTGTTGGTTAATCAAGCTCACTTGTTCAAGCCAACATATCCCAAAAGCAAAGAGAATTTAATAGGCCCCTTGGCACTTTTTTTCCATCAAGGGGAGTATCACACTCGGATAAGAAAGCTAGTCCAAGGTTCCTTTTCACTTGACAATCTCCGGGCTTTGGTCCCAGATATTGAAGCAATCGCGGTCTCTGCCTTGGAGTCATGGGTAGGTGGCCACGTGGTTGATACATTTCATGAAATGAAAAAG CTGTCATTTGAAGTTGGAATACTCGCTATATTCGGACACTTGGATGCCAGACACAAAGATCAACTAAAGAAGAACTACAGCATAGTAGACAGAGGTTACAATTCTTTGCCAATAAAGTTACCAGGCACCCCCTTTAAAAAAGCTTTCTTG GCTAGAAAACGGCTGCAGAATATATTAAGAGAAATCATTTTTGAGAGGAAAGAAATGAAGGTAGCAGAGAGAGACCTTCTTGGAAGTCTTTTGAATTCGAAAGACGAAAAGGGTGAAATTCTGAGTGAAGATCATATAGCTGATAACATTATTGGAGTTCTGTTTGCGGCTCAAGATACCACGGCCAGTGCATTGACATGGATTCTTAAATACTTGCATGATCACCCAAAACTTTTAGAGATTGTGAAG GCTGAACAGAAGGCTATCTACCAGCTTAATGATGATGGAAATCATCCCTTGACATGGGCCCAAACTAGAAATATGCCAGTCACTTGCAAG GTGATAATGGAGAACCTGAGAATGGCAAGCATCATATCGTTCACATTTAGAGAAGCAGTTACTGATGTAGAATACAAAG GTTACCTAATTCCCAAAGGCTGGAAGGTCATGCCTTTGTTTAGGAATATCCACCACAATCCTGAATTCTTTCCTAATCCAGAGCAATTCAACCCATCAAGATTCAAG GTCGCGCCGAAACCCAACACATTTATGCCATTTGGAAGCGGTGTCCATGCCTGTCCTGGAAATGAGCTAGCTAAGCTAGAAATGCTCATTATGATTCATCATCTAGTCACTAAATACAG ATGGGAAGTGGTGGGATCCGAAAGTGGGATTCAATGTAGTCCTTTTCCAGTGCCAATACATGGACTTCCTGCAAGATTTAAGAAGGAATCTACCCACGAAAAGGGAGCAGCATGTGGTGCTTCTTATGATATGTAA
- the LOC122610589 gene encoding uncharacterized protein LOC122610589: protein MEPRRGKNVRGPPAPTRGNFRVPRRVDTAQYQPQQVDPSQYYIPDPPPTIQPQQVDRSQYYIPDPPPTTQPQYHYASQSHTSYFPPPPRAMHPPPPRAMIPPPSTHVQDYEWYQTAEIDLESFDPFDRSTNPPPPTRSRPPTPLPTDDEDDAIPDTQEVQIVEEVALKRKYTRRADKKKWMQEEEVALAQAWIHISTCRVVGNEQGRDKFWERILEHFSKELDGTTRTKDSLNTKWSNMCTAISTFNGCFIQADGVRNSGCDDINVMTEALKDYKTRTGKEFTSIAAWKVVKDEAKWKETIQVGQTSSAHSDKRRKSSEGGNYESSSNNADATVLPDLNESSTPSSRPRKGRKNVGPSSSKGGGYFSAFTEEYAEKKRQNMEEANMKKQALLDLQLEHQTTKTKRSNYKFFNTPHATSNPRSKEWAIEQKREIAAKYGWEFNE, encoded by the exons ATGGAACCAAGGAGGGGGAAAAATGTTCGAGGTCCACCGGCACCGACACGAGGCAATTTTCGTGTACCACGAAGAGTAGACACGGCTCAATATCAACCTCAACAAGTCGACCCCTCACAATACTATATTCCCGACCCACCACCGACTATTCAACCTCAACAAGTCGACCGCTCACAATACTATATTCCCGACCCACCACCGACTACTCAACCTCAATATCATTACGCCTCACAATCTCATACGTCGTATTTTCCCCCTCCTCCACGCGCAATGCATCCCCCTCCCCCTCGCGCAATGATTCCTCCTCCAAGTACCCACGTCCAAGATTACGAGTGGTACCAAACGGCCGAGATTGATTTGGAGTCGTTCGATCCATTTGATCGCTCAACGAATCCTCCTCCCCCTACCCGCTCGCGTCCACCGACTCCCCTCCCCACCGATGATGAGGATGACGCCATTCCCGATACACAAGAAGTTCAAATAg tggaAGAAGTTGCACTGAAAAGGAAGTATACAAGACGGGCTGACAAAAAGAAATGGATGCAAGAAGAAGAGGTGGCGTTGGCACAAGCGTGGATTCATATTTCCACATGTAGAGTAGTCGGTAATGAACAAGGGCGGGATAAGTTTTGGGAGAGAATTTTGGAGcatttctcaaaggagttggaTGGTACAACTCGAACAAAGGATAGCCTCAACACCAAGTGGAGCAACATGTGTACGGCAATATCAACGTTCAATGGATGCTTCATCCAAGCg GATGGTGTAAGGAATAGTGGATGTGATGATATAAATGTGATGACTGAGGCGTTGAAGGACTACAAAACAAGAACCGGGAAGGAGTTCACGAGTATTGCAGCTTGGAAGGTTGTGAAAGATGAAGCAAAGTGGAAGGAAACAATTCAAGTTGGGCAAACATCTTCGGCCCATTCAGATAAGCGAAGAAAGTCGTCAGAAGGAGGCAATTATGAGTCGTCTAGTAACAATGCCGATGCCACTGTGTTGCCGGATTTGAATGAGTCAAGCACTCCTAGTAGTCGGCCAAGAAAGGGCCGAAAGAATGTGGGGCCATCATCGTCAAAGGGGGGAGGTTATTTTTCCGCTTTTACGGAGGAGTACGCGGagaagaaaaggcaaaataTGGAGGAAGCGAACATGAAGAAGCAAGCATTGTTGGACTTACAACTCGAGCATCAAACTACCAAGACCAAGAGGAGTAACTACAAGTTTTTCAACACCCCACACGCGACATCCAATCCAAGAAGCAAAGAGTGGGCGATTGAGCAAAAGCGGGAGATTGCGGCAAAGTATGGATGGGAGTTTAATGAGTGa